One Thermococcus sp. DNA segment encodes these proteins:
- a CDS encoding ribbon-helix-helix domain-containing protein, giving the protein MAEEKKYTTVSIPKPLYDKIKARIEGTGFTSVSDYVTYVLREVLASLEEEEKEEVFTEEEEEKVKERLRALGYLD; this is encoded by the coding sequence ATGGCTGAGGAGAAGAAGTACACGACCGTTTCTATACCAAAGCCCCTTTACGACAAGATCAAGGCCAGAATAGAGGGTACAGGGTTCACTTCGGTTTCGGACTACGTTACCTACGTCCTCCGCGAGGTTCTGGCGAGCCTCGAAGAGGAGGAGAAGGAGGAAGTCTTCACCGAAGAGGAGGAAGAAAAGGTCAAGGAGAGGCTTCGCGCCCTCGGCTACCTCGACTGA